The following coding sequences are from one Lolium rigidum isolate FL_2022 chromosome 6, APGP_CSIRO_Lrig_0.1, whole genome shotgun sequence window:
- the LOC124665616 gene encoding GATA transcription factor 23-like — MGSSDRKVDGIGVVEEGRRSCVECRTTSTPMWRGGPTGRRSLCNACGIRYRKKRRQDLGLDQKEPPQPQLQHNSEEATTTDVKDSNSNSSSTSSNLQVVQKRRFLMGVEEAALLLMTLSSPPASTLLHG; from the exons ATGGGTTCCTCCGATCGGAAG GTGGATGGGATCGGGGTGGTGGAGGAAGGGAGGAGGAGCTGCGTCGAATGCCGCACCACCTCCACGCCCATGTGGCGCGGCGGGCCGACCGGCCGTAGG TCTCTGTGCAACGCTTGCGGCATCCGGTACCGGAAGAAGAGGAGGCAAGACCTTGGCCTAGATCAAAAGGAGCCGCCGCAGCCGCAGCTCCAACATAACAGCGAGGAGGCGACAACAACTGATGTAAAAGACAGTaatagcaacagcagcagcactaGCAGCAACTTGCAGGTGGTCCAGAAAAGGAGGTTTCTAATGGGGGTGGAAGAGGCTGCGTTGTTGCTCATGACATTATCTTCCCCACCTGCATCCACCTTGCTACATGGCTGA